Proteins found in one Bacteroidales bacterium genomic segment:
- a CDS encoding N-acetyltransferase, with amino-acid sequence MDITIYEVKQKRDLKKFVRFPFKLYATCSNWVPPIIADEMSTLRKDINPAFDYCEAKYWLAYKGKEIVGRIAGIINHRAIEKFRKRSLRIGWVDFIDDYNVSEALFSAAEDWAKEKGLIETHGPLGFTDMDNEGLLVEGFENLPTIASIYNYPYYENHYVKYGYQKDEDWLQYKIDFTRPVPDKIERINKLIIERYNLKVLKFSSTKEMLGRAKEVFDVLNTSFSNLYGFVSLTDKEIDYYVKQYFSFINLEYVCLVADSNDKIIGFGISMPSLSRAMQKAKGRLFPFGFIHLLRALKKRDTIDLYLNGVLPEWQKRGVHSIYYSEMNNAYLRNKIPVGITNPQLESNAGAILAWRDYNKELYFRRRAYSKSIG; translated from the coding sequence ATGGACATAACAATCTATGAAGTAAAGCAAAAAAGAGACCTGAAAAAATTTGTCAGGTTCCCGTTTAAACTATATGCAACCTGTAGCAACTGGGTCCCGCCCATTATTGCGGATGAAATGTCCACATTGCGGAAAGATATAAACCCGGCATTTGACTATTGCGAAGCCAAATACTGGCTGGCTTATAAAGGTAAGGAAATAGTAGGGCGGATAGCAGGTATCATCAACCACCGAGCAATTGAGAAATTCAGGAAACGTTCATTAAGGATAGGTTGGGTGGATTTTATCGACGACTATAATGTGTCCGAGGCGTTATTTTCAGCGGCAGAAGATTGGGCGAAAGAAAAAGGATTGATCGAAACACACGGACCGCTGGGCTTTACTGATATGGATAATGAAGGTTTATTGGTTGAAGGTTTTGAAAACCTGCCGACAATTGCCAGTATATATAATTACCCGTACTATGAAAATCATTATGTGAAATATGGGTACCAGAAAGATGAAGACTGGCTACAGTATAAAATTGACTTTACAAGGCCTGTGCCGGATAAAATTGAAAGAATTAACAAACTGATTATTGAAAGGTACAATCTTAAAGTATTGAAGTTTTCATCCACAAAAGAGATGTTGGGTCGTGCAAAGGAAGTGTTTGATGTTTTGAATACATCGTTTTCCAATCTTTATGGTTTTGTTTCGCTAACAGATAAAGAGATCGATTACTACGTAAAGCAGTATTTCTCATTTATCAATCTCGAATATGTTTGCCTGGTTGCCGACAGTAATGATAAGATTATCGGTTTCGGTATCAGCATGCCTTCTTTGTCCCGGGCTATGCAAAAGGCTAAAGGACGACTTTTCCCGTTTGGTTTTATTCATTTGCTAAGAGCACTGAAAAAGCGTGATACTATTGATTTATACCTGAATGGGGTATTGCCCGAATGGCAAAAAAGAGGAGTTCATTCAATATATTACTCTGAAATGAATAATGCATATTTACGGAATAAAATTCCGGTAGGCATAACGAATCCTCAGCTTGAAAGCAATGCAGGTGCGATTTTGGCCTGGAGGGATTATAATAAAGAATTGTACTTCAGAAGAAGAGCGTACAGTAAATCAATCGGGTAA
- a CDS encoding nucleotidyl transferase AbiEii/AbiGii toxin family protein, whose amino-acid sequence MIPRRYIEEWKTQAPWPNDAQVEQDLVIARALVEMFSDDLLNRTLAFRGGTALHKLYLQPQSRYSEDIDLVQINSEPINPILKQIRERLSFFGTKRTVKQHIHNNTIIYRFETSTQPIINMRLKIEINTREHFDVLGLKQIPYKVENTWFSGECMLTGYELEELLGTKLRALYQRRKGRDLFDLYWAIAHQNVDTEKVIRCYKTYMQHSVDKPPTQKQFLANMEEKIIDKEFLEDIHIILKPGVEYDNLEAWEVVKKELIERG is encoded by the coding sequence ATGATACCCCGGAGATATATAGAAGAATGGAAAACACAAGCACCTTGGCCAAATGACGCACAGGTGGAACAGGATTTGGTAATAGCAAGGGCTTTGGTCGAAATGTTTTCGGATGATTTGCTGAACCGCACTCTGGCTTTTCGAGGTGGGACCGCTTTACACAAGCTCTATTTGCAGCCTCAATCCCGTTATTCCGAAGATATTGACTTAGTACAAATTAACTCGGAACCGATCAATCCGATACTCAAACAAATTCGTGAACGACTTTCTTTCTTCGGTACCAAGCGAACAGTAAAACAACACATCCACAACAACACCATCATTTACCGATTTGAGACAAGTACACAGCCCATCATTAACATGCGGTTGAAAATTGAAATCAATACCCGTGAGCATTTTGATGTACTCGGGTTAAAACAAATTCCCTACAAAGTGGAAAACACATGGTTTTCTGGCGAATGTATGCTGACAGGTTATGAATTGGAAGAATTATTGGGAACCAAGTTGCGTGCATTGTATCAACGTCGCAAAGGTCGTGACCTGTTCGATTTATATTGGGCAATAGCGCATCAAAATGTCGATACCGAAAAAGTTATTCGTTGCTACAAAACTTATATGCAACATTCCGTTGATAAACCGCCCACACAAAAGCAATTTCTTGCCAACATGGAAGAAAAGATAATTGACAAAGAATTTTTGGAGGATATTCACATCATATTGAAACCAGGTGTTGAGTATGATAATTTGGAAGCTTGGGAAGTAGTGAAAAAGGAATTGATTGAAAGAGGTTAA
- a CDS encoding type IV toxin-antitoxin system AbiEi family antitoxin: MTYNYLDKYLVKIRSKGRYSFTIKKLQEEFNVSYRAIKQNLYRLKSKNEIAQVRQGFYVVIPPEYSKLGMLPPYLFIGDLMKSLNKPYYVGLLSAAALNGAAHQQPMEFFVIVQTPAPRSINNEKLKISFFSKNIWEQDDIVKKTTDAGYINVSSPELTALDLLAYTDKIGLNRATTVLQELASTMKVSALSKTAKKYSHTPVIQRLGYILDKILGEEKLAEALLKVLNDRNVVPVLLSTQKERKGETDTMWKVVKNMEIESDL, encoded by the coding sequence ATGACATACAATTATTTAGATAAATATTTGGTGAAAATACGTTCGAAAGGACGTTATTCATTCACAATAAAAAAATTACAGGAGGAATTTAATGTGTCTTATCGAGCTATCAAACAGAACCTTTACAGGTTAAAATCCAAAAATGAAATTGCACAGGTTCGTCAAGGTTTTTATGTCGTCATACCACCAGAATATTCCAAGCTGGGAATGTTGCCTCCCTACCTGTTTATCGGCGATTTGATGAAATCACTGAATAAACCTTACTACGTAGGATTGTTGTCTGCAGCTGCATTAAACGGAGCTGCACACCAGCAGCCCATGGAGTTTTTTGTTATTGTGCAAACTCCTGCCCCACGGAGCATTAACAACGAAAAACTGAAAATTTCTTTTTTCTCAAAGAATATCTGGGAGCAGGATGATATCGTGAAGAAAACAACAGATGCAGGATATATCAACGTTTCTTCACCCGAATTAACCGCATTGGATTTATTGGCGTATACCGATAAAATAGGACTGAACAGAGCGACAACGGTATTGCAGGAGTTAGCGTCAACAATGAAGGTTTCGGCACTCTCGAAAACTGCAAAGAAATATTCTCATACGCCAGTAATTCAACGATTAGGCTACATTCTGGATAAAATATTGGGCGAAGAAAAATTGGCAGAAGCATTATTGAAAGTCCTGAATGACAGAAATGTCGTTCCTGTGTTATTATCCACTCAGAAAGAGAGAAAAGGTGAAACAGATACAATGTGGAAGGTAGTTAAAAACATGGAAATAGAAAGTGATTTATGA
- a CDS encoding AraC family transcriptional regulator, which produces MRKQLSIVSLDGLLDPQSGTVRNYVFTNSSSPSDISLEHPFLLKGILFGICSKGTSRVKIDYKEYFLKPNTIFTILPDQIVEPMESSEDDFVENLFFSIDFITSLPTDFDVFDRIRNCPCLVISDEDMKYLMKFHAFILESYGRKDNIYKEEVVKGLIYSLIVQIGSLYSESKTGNIIKYTTRGEIIVEKFIRLLREHHKKERSASFYSDKLCITTKYLSKTLKNITGRSINSWIIDAVILEAKVLLKTSDLTVVQISEELNFINPSFFGRFFKQYAGMTPLDYRES; this is translated from the coding sequence ATGCGGAAACAATTATCTATAGTATCATTAGACGGTTTATTAGATCCTCAATCGGGAACGGTTCGAAATTATGTATTTACAAATTCCTCATCTCCTTCGGATATTTCACTCGAACACCCTTTCCTTTTAAAAGGAATATTGTTCGGGATATGCTCTAAGGGGACATCGAGAGTCAAAATAGATTATAAAGAGTATTTTTTAAAACCAAATACCATTTTTACCATCCTTCCGGACCAGATCGTTGAGCCAATGGAAAGTTCTGAGGATGATTTTGTCGAAAATTTATTTTTCTCTATTGACTTTATCACCTCCTTACCTACTGATTTCGACGTTTTTGACAGAATAAGAAATTGTCCTTGCCTGGTTATATCGGATGAGGATATGAAATATTTAATGAAATTCCATGCTTTTATTCTAGAATCTTATGGCCGAAAAGATAACATATATAAAGAAGAGGTCGTTAAGGGTTTGATCTATTCGCTCATCGTACAAATTGGTTCTTTATATTCTGAATCTAAAACCGGTAATATCATAAAATATACTACAAGGGGAGAAATCATCGTAGAGAAGTTTATCAGGTTATTAAGAGAGCATCACAAAAAAGAAAGAAGTGCCTCATTCTACTCGGATAAATTATGTATTACGACTAAATATCTATCAAAAACATTGAAAAATATAACCGGACGATCTATTAATTCATGGATCATTGATGCTGTAATACTCGAAGCAAAAGTCCTGTTAAAGACCTCTGACTTAACAGTTGTACAGATTTCAGAAGAGTTAAATTTTATTAATCCGTCCTTTTTCGGGCGTTTTTTTAAACAGTATGCCGGCATGACCCCATTAGACTATAGAGAAAGTTAG
- a CDS encoding efflux RND transporter permease subunit, whose protein sequence is MLKLFIGRPVLSTVISIIIVVLGFIGIVSLPVEMYPDIAPPTVQVEAQYPGANADVVMNSVIIPLEEQINGVEGMTYMTSTASNTGIASISVFFKKGIDPDIAAVNVQNLVARATSQLPAEVNQIGVSVRKQLSSYILMISLSSSNEDYDGQFIQNYANINLIPQIKRVYGVGDAMVLGAKDYSMRVWLKPDVMASYKVNPTEVIAALQDQNIEAAPGELGQNSDQTYQYTLKYTGRLKTVEQFDDIIIRSEGGHILRLKDVADIELGSLNYSLISRTNGNESVFMAVSQTAGSNAQDLINNIKNVINEASLTFPPGLEVTYMVDVNEFLDASMRKLIQTFIEALLLVFLVVFIFLQSGKSTLIPAIAVPVAIIGTFFFLQVLGFSINILTLFALVLAIGIVVDDAIIVVEAVHAKMEAGETDPKKAALAAMTEIAPAIVAITLVMSSVFIPVSFIGGTSGVFFRQFGLTLAISILISAVNALTLSPALCALFLKPQHGGTKRNFVQRFFYYFNILFEAGTAKYKSSLVFLGKKNHQWIAVGVVLLFSVILFGIMKKLPTGFVPAEDSGSMVGLISLPPGSSLERTDSIVQKVIAVTDEIDAIDFVTEITGVNFMSGAGGMAGSYSTLMIKLKHWEERSISTNELSALLTERTQGIQGATFMFFGMPTLQGFGMSTGVELKMQDRTGGNVQDFYNVTEKFLGDLGQREEIMTAMTTFNPNFPQRMIEANMPKIKEAGLTLNDVMTTLQAYIGSMYVNNFNIFGKQFRIMLQAPPEYREKLEDLNKLFVRVPSGDMAPISEFITVTPITGPQSLTRFNMFQSMDVTVIPDYTKGYSTGDIIGIIDEYSKESLPSGYGYEYSGMTLEETNQSSQIIFIFAICLIFVYLLLSALYESYIIPLSVLFSLPVGLAGVFIFLMIFGVHIGIVNNIYVQISIIMLIGLLAKNAILIVEYAIQRRQQGQGIVEAAINGAVARLRPILMTSFAFICGLLPLMFANGAGALGNRSIGISAVGGMLFGTLIGILVIPTLYVLFQTLQERFIKKEPVSNNQLTDNDHEK, encoded by the coding sequence ATGTTAAAATTATTCATAGGAAGACCTGTATTATCTACCGTAATATCTATTATTATCGTAGTACTAGGCTTCATCGGTATCGTATCGCTACCGGTTGAAATGTACCCGGATATTGCACCACCCACTGTACAGGTGGAAGCACAGTATCCCGGAGCAAATGCGGATGTGGTGATGAATAGCGTGATCATCCCACTGGAAGAACAGATAAACGGCGTGGAAGGAATGACCTATATGACTTCTACGGCATCAAATACCGGTATTGCCAGTATCTCTGTGTTTTTTAAAAAGGGTATTGATCCCGATATTGCAGCAGTAAATGTTCAGAATCTGGTTGCCCGGGCCACATCACAATTACCTGCTGAAGTAAATCAGATCGGTGTTTCGGTGAGGAAACAGTTGAGTAGTTATATCCTGATGATCTCGTTGTCTTCCTCCAATGAGGATTATGACGGACAGTTTATCCAGAACTATGCCAATATCAATCTTATTCCCCAGATAAAACGTGTTTACGGTGTTGGAGATGCGATGGTATTAGGTGCTAAGGACTATTCAATGCGTGTGTGGCTCAAGCCCGACGTAATGGCATCATATAAAGTAAATCCGACAGAAGTGATTGCGGCATTACAGGATCAGAATATTGAAGCAGCACCCGGGGAACTGGGACAGAATAGTGACCAGACTTACCAGTATACACTGAAATATACCGGAAGATTAAAAACGGTAGAACAATTCGATGATATCATTATCCGTTCAGAGGGTGGTCATATTCTACGATTGAAGGATGTGGCCGATATTGAGTTGGGATCGTTGAATTACAGTCTTATCAGCCGGACAAACGGGAATGAGTCCGTTTTTATGGCCGTTAGTCAGACCGCCGGATCCAATGCCCAGGACCTGATCAATAATATAAAGAATGTGATCAATGAGGCGTCCCTGACATTCCCTCCCGGATTGGAAGTGACTTATATGGTAGATGTCAATGAGTTTTTAGATGCCTCCATGCGGAAACTGATCCAAACATTTATTGAAGCCCTGTTATTGGTATTTCTGGTAGTATTTATTTTCCTGCAAAGCGGAAAATCGACACTTATACCGGCTATAGCAGTTCCTGTCGCCATTATCGGTACCTTTTTTTTCCTTCAGGTATTGGGTTTTTCCATCAATATCCTGACCCTGTTTGCCCTTGTTCTTGCCATTGGTATTGTGGTGGATGACGCCATTATTGTGGTGGAGGCAGTACATGCCAAGATGGAAGCCGGCGAAACGGATCCGAAAAAAGCCGCATTGGCTGCGATGACCGAAATAGCGCCTGCTATTGTAGCTATAACACTGGTGATGTCATCGGTATTTATTCCGGTTAGCTTTATTGGCGGTACAAGCGGTGTGTTTTTTAGGCAATTTGGCCTGACGCTGGCCATTTCGATCCTGATTTCAGCAGTAAATGCACTTACCCTGAGTCCAGCCCTTTGTGCCTTATTCCTTAAACCGCAACATGGCGGAACGAAAAGGAATTTTGTACAGCGTTTCTTCTATTATTTTAATATATTATTCGAAGCAGGTACTGCAAAATACAAATCATCGCTGGTTTTTCTGGGCAAAAAAAATCATCAGTGGATAGCTGTGGGTGTTGTGCTACTGTTTTCGGTAATATTATTCGGTATCATGAAAAAATTACCGACAGGTTTTGTGCCCGCCGAGGACAGTGGAAGCATGGTTGGTCTTATATCCCTTCCTCCGGGATCATCGCTGGAAAGAACGGATTCTATCGTACAAAAAGTAATTGCGGTGACGGATGAGATTGATGCGATCGATTTTGTTACCGAAATTACAGGTGTAAATTTCATGAGTGGTGCAGGAGGTATGGCCGGTTCATATAGTACCCTGATGATCAAATTGAAACACTGGGAAGAACGTTCGATCTCCACTAATGAATTATCCGCCTTACTTACCGAAAGAACACAAGGAATACAGGGAGCTACGTTTATGTTCTTCGGTATGCCTACTTTGCAAGGATTTGGTATGAGTACGGGTGTGGAATTGAAAATGCAGGACAGGACAGGTGGTAACGTCCAGGATTTCTATAATGTTACCGAAAAATTTCTGGGTGACCTGGGGCAGCGGGAAGAAATCATGACTGCCATGACCACCTTCAATCCGAACTTTCCTCAACGGATGATTGAAGCCAATATGCCTAAAATAAAGGAAGCCGGATTGACATTAAATGATGTAATGACCACCCTGCAAGCCTATATAGGCAGTATGTACGTAAATAATTTCAATATCTTCGGCAAGCAATTCAGGATCATGCTGCAGGCACCACCCGAATACAGGGAAAAACTCGAAGATTTGAACAAATTGTTTGTCCGGGTACCATCGGGAGATATGGCTCCGATAAGCGAATTCATCACCGTAACCCCGATTACAGGACCGCAGTCCCTTACCCGGTTCAATATGTTCCAGTCGATGGATGTTACCGTGATACCCGATTATACCAAAGGATACAGTACGGGTGATATTATCGGCATTATTGATGAATACTCGAAAGAATCACTCCCAAGTGGGTATGGCTATGAATATTCAGGGATGACACTCGAAGAAACCAATCAAAGTTCCCAGATCATCTTCATATTTGCCATCTGCCTTATCTTCGTTTACCTGCTTTTATCAGCGCTGTACGAAAGTTACATTATCCCCTTATCGGTATTGTTTTCATTACCGGTAGGATTAGCGGGTGTGTTTATCTTTTTAATGATTTTTGGAGTACATATCGGTATTGTAAACAATATTTATGTACAGATCTCCATCATCATGCTGATCGGGCTTTTGGCCAAAAATGCCATCCTGATTGTCGAATATGCCATTCAACGGCGCCAGCAGGGTCAAGGTATTGTTGAGGCGGCAATTAATGGAGCAGTTGCACGTCTCAGACCGATCCTGATGACATCCTTTGCATTTATATGCGGACTTTTGCCGCTGATGTTTGCCAATGGTGCCGGCGCATTGGGCAACCGGTCTATCGGCATCAGCGCTGTCGGAGGAATGCTTTTCGGTACCCTGATTGGAATATTGGTGATACCCACATTATATGTACTCTTCCAAACCCTGCAGGAACGTTTCATTAAAAAAGAACCGGTATCAAATAATCAATTAACAGATAACGATCATGAAAAGTAA
- a CDS encoding site-specific integrase, with product MDIKRKCLFFLDKEGNEKDGYKSDAKVRLRIRYNKDTIVAFNVGYRVELSKWIKEAQRCKVGTTHGKKKISATVINNEIQRLEKLVDDVFKSFEVNNHIPTAQEYRDVFNKMNGIDNDNFEIEIKRSISDYIDEFTKTMGRQNNWTNSTYAKFKTLNVHLTNFNKDIDISTISESDLQNFVQYLFDLGMRNTTISKNVAFVRWLLRWAHKKGYYSGTLHDSFRPKFKGTDGNSKEVIHLTWEELMQLLNYQLPESKQYLDRVRDVFCFTCFTGLRYSDVAKLRRSDIKPNHIEVVTQKTVDGLKIELNKYSRAILEKYADYHFEDDKALPVISNVKMNVYLKELGEIVGINEPQRIIYFKGNERFEEVYPKYDLLTTHCGRRTFIVNALYLGIPSEVIMKWTGHSDYKAMKPYVKIVDALKESEMDKFNRV from the coding sequence ATGGATATAAAGAGAAAATGTTTGTTCTTTTTGGATAAAGAAGGAAACGAAAAAGACGGTTACAAATCCGATGCAAAAGTAAGATTGAGGATTCGGTATAATAAGGATACGATTGTAGCCTTTAATGTGGGTTACCGTGTGGAATTATCGAAATGGATTAAGGAAGCACAACGATGTAAAGTAGGGACTACGCATGGTAAAAAGAAAATATCGGCTACAGTGATAAATAATGAAATACAGCGATTGGAAAAATTAGTGGACGACGTTTTCAAATCTTTTGAGGTTAACAACCATATCCCTACTGCACAAGAGTATAGAGACGTTTTTAATAAAATGAATGGCATAGACAATGATAACTTTGAAATTGAGATTAAGCGCTCTATTTCCGACTATATTGACGAATTTACCAAGACAATGGGACGTCAAAACAATTGGACAAATTCTACTTATGCGAAATTTAAAACTTTGAATGTGCATTTGACTAATTTTAACAAGGATATTGATATTTCAACTATTTCGGAATCAGACTTGCAAAATTTCGTACAGTACCTGTTTGATTTGGGTATGCGTAATACTACAATCAGTAAGAATGTAGCTTTTGTTCGTTGGCTTTTGAGGTGGGCACACAAGAAAGGGTATTATTCAGGTACACTTCATGATTCATTCAGACCAAAATTTAAAGGAACAGACGGAAATTCTAAAGAAGTAATTCACTTAACGTGGGAAGAACTAATGCAATTACTCAATTATCAATTACCCGAATCCAAACAATATCTTGACCGTGTACGGGATGTATTTTGTTTTACTTGTTTTACGGGTTTACGTTATTCTGATGTCGCCAAACTGCGTCGTTCAGATATAAAACCTAACCATATTGAAGTAGTAACTCAAAAAACAGTTGACGGGTTAAAAATTGAACTGAATAAATACAGTCGTGCTATTCTGGAAAAATATGCTGATTATCATTTTGAAGATGACAAAGCCTTACCTGTAATCTCTAATGTGAAAATGAATGTATATCTGAAAGAATTGGGCGAAATTGTTGGTATCAACGAACCACAGCGTATCATTTATTTCAAAGGGAATGAGCGGTTTGAAGAAGTATATCCTAAATATGACTTGTTGACCACTCATTGCGGTCGCCGTACTTTCATTGTCAATGCGCTATATTTGGGTATTCCTTCGGAAGTGATTATGAAATGGACGGGGCATAGTGATTACAAAGCGATGAAACCTTATGTGAAAATTGTTGACGCTTTAAAAGAAAGTGAAATGGATAAATTTAACAGGGTGTAA
- a CDS encoding MarR family winged helix-turn-helix transcriptional regulator: MNRCKASQYRQENVDNLIWRVIKLFIKHKRQILERFALTCPQYEILSALYYYSDNKTEIYQIDLSERTEIDPLTTSIILRGFQEKGLITLHHNSMDTHIVIVEFTETGVELFENVSKQMKKLTDHVYQGINMDRLIPQLIKLSDKFNNLI; this comes from the coding sequence ATGAACAGATGTAAGGCATCACAATACCGACAGGAAAATGTGGATAATTTAATATGGCGGGTAATTAAACTTTTCATCAAACATAAAAGGCAGATCTTGGAAAGATTTGCCCTTACATGTCCTCAATATGAAATTCTTTCCGCATTATATTATTATTCCGATAATAAAACAGAAATATATCAGATTGACCTGTCTGAAAGAACAGAAATTGATCCACTCACCACTTCGATCATTTTACGTGGTTTTCAGGAAAAAGGCTTGATAACACTACATCACAACAGTATGGATACCCATATTGTCATTGTTGAGTTTACTGAAACCGGAGTGGAATTATTCGAAAACGTTTCGAAGCAGATGAAAAAGTTAACCGACCATGTATATCAGGGTATAAACATGGATCGTCTCATACCACAGTTAATAAAACTATCAGATAAATTTAATAATTTAATTTAA
- a CDS encoding efflux RND transporter periplasmic adaptor subunit, protein MKTNRIFYGAVVFAMFVSCGNKQQDASQANQLVYPTEMLKKCDAQSQVVYPVSIKGQEDIEIRPRIDGFIDAIYVDEGSAVEKGQSLFRINSPQAEQTLTTAKASLISAQARVNTARINVERVKPLAEKGIIGEVQLETAKDSYQSALADMAQAEAALKNAQATVSWTNVTAPVTGFVGALPYRQGSLVNSSNVLTTVANTGNVFAYFSLNEKELRALMNDLEGTTQKEKIKNIPQVSLILADGTKYPEKGTVETITGVLNASTGSANIRAEFPNEHAELKSGTSGSIIIPRTLHNVFLIPQKATFAQQDKTLIFVVQGDSVVQKVISVVPIAGGKSYAVTDGLKEGERIVTDGIVTLSHGKKIEFK, encoded by the coding sequence ATGAAAACTAATAGAATATTTTATGGAGCAGTAGTTTTTGCCATGTTTGTCTCCTGTGGAAACAAACAACAGGATGCATCTCAGGCAAACCAATTGGTATATCCTACAGAGATGTTGAAAAAGTGTGATGCTCAATCACAGGTTGTGTATCCTGTGTCGATTAAAGGGCAGGAAGACATTGAAATACGTCCCCGTATCGATGGCTTTATCGATGCTATTTATGTAGATGAAGGTTCGGCAGTGGAAAAAGGACAATCACTTTTCAGGATCAATTCGCCACAGGCCGAACAGACCCTTACTACCGCAAAAGCATCGTTGATCAGTGCACAGGCGCGGGTAAATACGGCAAGAATAAATGTAGAGAGAGTAAAACCTTTAGCCGAAAAAGGAATTATTGGTGAAGTCCAACTGGAAACAGCCAAAGATTCTTACCAGTCGGCATTGGCCGATATGGCACAGGCAGAAGCTGCACTTAAAAATGCACAGGCAACTGTTAGCTGGACGAATGTGACCGCTCCCGTAACAGGTTTTGTCGGTGCATTACCCTATCGTCAGGGAAGTCTGGTGAATTCATCCAATGTGCTCACTACCGTTGCCAATACAGGTAATGTATTTGCCTATTTTTCATTAAATGAAAAGGAATTAAGGGCTTTGATGAATGATCTTGAAGGGACCACCCAGAAAGAAAAGATCAAAAATATACCGCAGGTGTCATTAATCCTTGCCGACGGGACTAAATATCCGGAAAAAGGAACAGTAGAAACCATTACAGGAGTACTGAATGCAAGTACCGGATCAGCCAATATAAGGGCCGAATTCCCTAATGAACATGCTGAATTGAAAAGCGGAACAAGTGGAAGTATCATTATTCCCCGCACATTACACAATGTCTTTCTTATTCCCCAGAAAGCCACTTTTGCCCAACAGGATAAGACGTTGATCTTTGTTGTACAGGGCGATTCTGTGGTGCAAAAAGTAATATCGGTTGTCCCGATAGCCGGCGGGAAAAGTTATGCGGTAACCGACGGATTAAAGGAGGGGGAAAGGATCGTCACCGATGGCATTGTCACATTGAGCCATGGTAAGAAAATAGAATTCAAATAA